The following coding sequences are from one Shewanella violacea DSS12 window:
- a CDS encoding DUF58 domain-containing protein → MMNRANPITSTKPSRASLWWNTWLARRLPPSKQVTLAHKSIFILPTGFGLLWAGLILLLFILGTNYQNNLIIGLSFLLASLFNTCIIYSYKNLAGLSLSSSSSPQAYAGETLVFPVKVSSKQAQFEVLLSYPDNQVNVIKVIKQESQVSLLQFNNLTRGRIFPRRLKIESRYPLGLCRAWSHIDLDNQVIVFANPIESQSELSALETDDISHTLNRGVHVQGVDEFKGLRQHIPGESLKQVAWKQLAQGRGMLSKEFQQPQGQPLWLTLDNLSSADIEERISQLTWSIDKLSERGHIFGLVIGQHKISPSDGESHRLLCQQSIALLPFRGQR, encoded by the coding sequence TGGTGGAACACTTGGTTGGCACGTAGGCTGCCACCATCAAAACAGGTCACATTGGCCCATAAAAGTATTTTCATCCTACCCACGGGTTTCGGCTTGTTGTGGGCCGGCCTTATCTTACTCCTGTTTATACTCGGCACTAACTATCAAAACAACTTGATAATAGGCCTGAGCTTTTTACTCGCAAGCCTATTTAATACCTGCATTATCTATAGTTATAAAAACCTTGCAGGGCTTTCACTTAGCTCATCATCTTCGCCTCAGGCCTACGCGGGAGAGACATTGGTATTTCCAGTCAAGGTGTCATCTAAACAGGCGCAATTTGAAGTATTACTTTCCTATCCCGATAATCAAGTCAATGTGATCAAGGTGATTAAACAAGAATCCCAGGTATCTCTGCTTCAATTTAACAACCTCACCAGAGGCAGAATATTTCCTAGGCGATTGAAAATTGAGTCTAGATACCCACTGGGATTATGCAGAGCCTGGTCACATATCGATCTTGATAATCAAGTTATCGTGTTTGCCAATCCTATCGAATCCCAATCAGAGCTGTCAGCTCTTGAAACAGACGACATCAGTCACACCTTAAACAGAGGTGTACATGTACAAGGAGTCGATGAATTTAAAGGACTCAGACAACATATTCCCGGAGAGTCATTGAAACAAGTTGCCTGGAAGCAACTTGCACAGGGACGTGGCATGTTGAGTAAGGAATTTCAGCAGCCTCAGGGCCAACCCCTCTGGCTCACTTTAGATAATCTAAGCTCAGCAGACATCGAAGAGAGAATAAGTCAATTGACTTGGTCCATAGATAAACTCAGTGAACGAGGGCATATTTTCGGACTGGTGATAGGCCAACATAAGATCTCTCCCTCGGACGGTGAAAGCCATCGCCTCTTGTGTCAGCAAAGCATAGCCCTGCTCCCATTTAGAGGGCAAAGATAA
- the recB gene encoding exodeoxyribonuclease V subunit beta yields the protein MPVIEPKQSQALDTLTLPFGGSRLIEASAGTGKTYTIAGLYVRLLLGHGIDKPLTCQQILVVTFTNAATGELRDRIRNKIQLAYRHFIGIDTGDELLASLHSATPESARPLALKRLDLALKSLDEASIFTIHGFCQRILADMAFESSLLFESEFTLDDSEYLHHAVRDFWREHCYPLPGFLGEIIQKKFADPDALSKQLRPLLGASQANAQPQPEDFTKLQGTLSQSMSRLKLIWPREREAIETLLHSLPLNGVRFGKKPDAYPKLAIMLDAMDNWCKCSMSLPPMKVMESLSLSGLKLNKGGEVPTPDQAPVLDHIERLCLLIKDFIPSFLYCARDGISKRFAQQKSERNLMTPDDLLLTLEQALRPDTGDINEHSNNLANLIAKRFPVALIDEFQDTDPLQFAIFNRIYQQESTSSTGHNADISAEDDSDNSGENNQSKPASKEVSLLMIGDPKQAIYAFRGADIHTYIQAREQTEQHYSLGTNYRSSRNMVLSVNALFENRDDPFINQAIVFESVQPSPFAHKKIFVEQNNDTSALKIKLLSEDPDKGLNKASARKRLAEDAAAEITRLLTESQQGQCTISGKALKAQDIAVLVRDRNEAGVIRESLSQRQIGSVFLSRDSVFKTLEARELALVLHALATPKDERALRSALATSLLGYNALAIHGFNQDEMIRQDLLEQFDRLHQNWLRRGIMPALLSLANETQLIERLLQGEDGERRLTDFRHLAELLQQKATELDGISALVNWYEQALIVNNANEEAQLRLASEQNLVKIVTIHKSKGLEYPVCFIPFVSLARDNRRKPAPMLYHDNNRLIWDIEQTDEGWERHKRENLAEDLRLLYVAMTRPVYQCYLYIANHSRFTKKAGITSQLHETGIGYLLGIEDKACDFARIQTQAQGLICDAISVSEVQADVSTQALVSVTDKRRTLAPRKLKRKLYTPWRVGSYSGLVKDLPHERVAPGADDESFPELEIIQDVVDPSPCRFTFERGANAGSFMHLVLELIDFTLAEAQLPEQLPVAMEKYGIDESWFSILNTWYLDILNAPLTQDGSLTLSQLTPSQKLVEMEFYLPIDQLKANELNELLEAFGYSAGLNFESLKGMLKGFIDLTFEHKGQFYIADYKSNHLGDDFSHYGLDAMAGAIRSHRYDLQYIIYTLALHRYLNLRMPNYDYDLHLGGCYYLFLRGMSVDSPMSGIFYDKPPKALIQALDALFDSEQTQAVINNDHMESTL from the coding sequence ATGCCAGTTATAGAGCCTAAGCAGTCTCAGGCCTTAGATACCCTCACCTTGCCTTTCGGCGGCAGCCGTCTTATCGAAGCCAGTGCGGGTACAGGTAAAACCTATACCATAGCCGGCCTGTATGTGCGTCTGTTACTCGGCCACGGCATCGACAAGCCCCTCACCTGTCAGCAGATATTGGTGGTGACCTTCACCAATGCGGCAACGGGCGAGCTCAGGGATCGTATTCGCAATAAGATCCAACTGGCTTACCGCCACTTTATCGGAATAGATACAGGTGATGAGCTGCTGGCGTCTCTGCACAGCGCCACGCCAGAGTCTGCGCGGCCCTTGGCCCTTAAACGTCTGGACCTGGCACTCAAGTCTCTGGATGAAGCCTCTATTTTTACCATTCATGGATTTTGTCAGCGAATTTTAGCCGACATGGCTTTCGAGTCATCTCTGCTATTCGAATCAGAATTCACCTTGGATGACAGCGAGTATCTGCACCATGCGGTGCGGGATTTTTGGCGGGAACACTGTTATCCGCTACCGGGATTTCTCGGGGAGATCATTCAGAAAAAATTTGCCGACCCAGATGCCCTGTCTAAACAACTTAGACCGCTTCTTGGTGCGAGTCAGGCCAATGCCCAGCCGCAGCCCGAAGACTTTACCAAGCTCCAGGGCACACTCTCGCAGAGTATGAGCCGGCTCAAGCTCATCTGGCCCAGAGAACGTGAAGCCATAGAGACCTTACTGCATTCACTGCCTCTCAATGGCGTGCGTTTCGGCAAGAAGCCTGACGCTTACCCCAAGTTGGCCATCATGCTCGATGCCATGGACAACTGGTGTAAGTGCAGTATGAGTCTGCCACCGATGAAGGTGATGGAGAGTCTTTCCCTCAGCGGGCTTAAGCTCAATAAAGGCGGCGAAGTACCAACGCCGGACCAGGCCCCAGTGCTGGATCACATCGAGCGACTGTGTCTACTCATCAAGGATTTCATTCCAAGTTTTCTCTATTGTGCCAGAGACGGCATATCTAAGCGTTTTGCCCAGCAAAAGTCTGAGCGTAACTTGATGACGCCGGACGATCTATTACTCACTCTGGAGCAAGCCCTGCGGCCGGACACGGGTGATATTAATGAGCACAGCAATAACTTGGCTAACCTGATAGCCAAGCGCTTTCCCGTGGCCCTTATCGATGAGTTCCAAGATACCGATCCCCTGCAGTTCGCTATTTTCAACCGTATTTATCAACAAGAGTCGACCTCATCGACAGGCCATAACGCCGATATTAGCGCCGAGGACGACAGCGATAATAGCGGCGAGAATAACCAAAGTAAGCCAGCCTCCAAAGAGGTGAGCCTCTTGATGATTGGCGATCCCAAACAAGCCATTTATGCCTTCAGGGGCGCCGATATTCACACCTACATTCAGGCGAGGGAGCAAACCGAGCAGCACTATAGCCTAGGCACCAACTACCGCTCCAGCCGCAACATGGTCTTGTCGGTCAACGCCTTGTTTGAGAATCGAGACGATCCGTTTATCAATCAGGCCATAGTGTTCGAGTCGGTGCAGCCGTCTCCCTTCGCCCATAAGAAAATATTTGTCGAGCAAAACAATGACACCTCGGCGCTAAAGATAAAGCTGCTGAGTGAAGACCCAGATAAGGGACTCAACAAAGCCAGCGCCAGAAAACGTTTAGCCGAAGACGCCGCCGCAGAAATCACAAGGTTGCTGACGGAATCTCAACAGGGTCAATGCACAATCAGTGGTAAGGCGCTCAAAGCCCAAGATATTGCCGTGCTGGTGCGCGATAGAAACGAGGCTGGGGTAATACGTGAGTCATTATCTCAGCGACAAATTGGCTCGGTATTCTTAAGCCGCGACAGCGTATTTAAGACCTTAGAGGCCCGAGAATTGGCTTTGGTGTTACACGCCTTAGCCACGCCTAAAGATGAGCGAGCACTGCGCTCTGCCCTGGCCACCTCTTTACTGGGCTATAACGCCCTCGCCATTCATGGATTCAACCAAGATGAAATGATTAGGCAAGACTTACTGGAGCAATTTGATCGTCTGCACCAGAATTGGTTGAGGCGCGGGATCATGCCCGCCCTGCTCAGTCTGGCCAATGAGACTCAGCTTATCGAGCGCCTACTCCAAGGCGAAGATGGCGAGCGACGTCTGACCGATTTCAGGCACTTAGCCGAACTGTTACAACAAAAAGCCACCGAGCTTGACGGTATTAGCGCCCTGGTTAACTGGTACGAGCAAGCGCTTATCGTCAACAATGCCAACGAAGAGGCCCAGCTCAGGCTCGCCAGTGAACAGAACCTAGTAAAAATCGTTACCATACATAAGAGTAAGGGACTCGAGTATCCCGTCTGCTTTATCCCCTTTGTCAGTCTGGCCCGGGATAATCGCCGTAAGCCTGCCCCCATGCTTTACCATGATAACAATCGGCTCATATGGGACATAGAGCAGACAGATGAAGGCTGGGAGCGTCATAAGCGGGAAAACTTAGCCGAAGATCTGCGTCTGTTATATGTCGCCATGACGCGGCCGGTTTATCAATGCTATCTCTATATTGCCAACCATAGCCGTTTCACCAAAAAAGCCGGCATCACCAGTCAACTCCACGAAACCGGCATTGGCTACCTGCTGGGGATAGAAGATAAAGCCTGTGATTTTGCTCGCATTCAAACCCAGGCCCAAGGGTTAATTTGTGATGCCATCAGTGTCAGTGAGGTGCAAGCCGATGTCTCGACGCAAGCCTTGGTAAGCGTCACAGATAAGAGACGCACCTTGGCGCCGAGAAAGCTTAAACGTAAACTTTATACCCCATGGCGTGTGGGCAGTTACTCAGGTTTAGTCAAAGACTTGCCCCATGAGCGTGTTGCCCCCGGCGCCGATGATGAAAGTTTCCCCGAGCTTGAGATAATCCAAGATGTGGTGGACCCAAGCCCTTGTCGATTTACCTTCGAGCGTGGTGCCAATGCCGGTAGCTTTATGCACTTAGTGTTGGAGCTAATTGATTTCACCTTGGCCGAGGCGCAGCTGCCAGAGCAGCTACCCGTCGCCATGGAAAAATATGGCATAGATGAGTCTTGGTTTAGCATACTCAATACCTGGTATCTGGATATTCTCAATGCGCCCCTGACGCAAGATGGCTCGCTGACATTATCTCAGCTGACTCCGAGCCAGAAGTTGGTGGAGATGGAGTTTTACCTGCCCATTGACCAGCTTAAGGCAAACGAACTCAATGAACTGCTTGAAGCGTTTGGCTACAGCGCCGGGCTCAATTTTGAATCTCTTAAGGGGATGCTTAAAGGCTTTATCGATCTGACCTTCGAGCATAAAGGGCAATTTTATATCGCCGATTACAAATCGAACCATCTGGGTGATGACTTTTCTCATTATGGTTTAGATGCTATGGCTGGCGCCATTCGCAGCCATAGGTACGACTTGCAGTACATCATCTATACCTTAGCCCTACACAGATACTTAAATTTGAGAATGCCAAATTACGATTACGACCTGCACCTTGGAGGCTGTTATTATCTCTTCCTGCGTGGCATGTCGGTGGACTCTCCCATGTCGGGGATCTTCTATGACAAACCGCCTAAAGCGCTTATCCAAGCCCTAGACGCGCTATTTGACAGTGAACAAACTCAGGCAGTAATCAATAATGATCACATGGAGTCCACCTTATGA
- a CDS encoding transglutaminase TgpA family protein has translation MKPSQQEIISRHSLLWLLIINVVILLPLYDKLTPWTMAICGICLVWRYGIFMGKVAKPPRFLVTSLALASALTLALVTSKIGLLNGLINLLILGYSLKYIEMIDRRDVRIVVIVGYILIAITLLGQQSIYFSILLIFIATINTCVLVSLYREDVKLNETARIGVSLIIQSLPLAALLFLVFPRLPPLWMMPQLKTAQTGLSDEVSFGEIGRLTRSTALAFRVKFDGTPPMNHQLYWRALVLEDYDGQTWTRHESIKTLESNNLASSSMPSATGPWLNYSVIAEKSNQHWLFALDVAFSDTLDIIQLPDYRLYSTKSLTQTFQYNVKSFTSVPMDLSLTDNVRNINLRLPEQSNPRTHQLAESFATRYPNPVKRLNAMMSYFTEQAYFYTLSPPPVGPQQIDDFLLENKAGFCVHYASALTFMARASGIPARMVTGYQGGEWNKRAQYLSIYQYMAHAWVEVWLEGRGWIRLDPTSMIAPERILEGFDAYFQGRNSYFIDSPFSALRLRDYPLLNELRLTLASIDFYWSVWVLGFDSSKQEQVLHQLLGTITKQKLAFFMLTSLSLIILVIAYSAGLLHFTRDKDKVSSAYLRVCRLLHKKGVSRRLDQGPLDFCLKVETQLPVIAEDFSQLTQYYIALKYRTLTASGRKSTTKLFIRLSRKLKLKIIKL, from the coding sequence ATGAAGCCGTCACAACAGGAGATCATATCCCGCCATAGCCTGCTTTGGTTACTCATCATCAATGTTGTGATACTGCTGCCACTCTATGACAAGTTAACACCATGGACCATGGCCATTTGTGGTATCTGCCTAGTGTGGCGCTACGGAATATTTATGGGGAAAGTCGCCAAGCCGCCTCGTTTTCTGGTGACCTCCCTGGCTCTCGCCTCCGCACTGACCTTAGCTCTGGTCACGTCGAAAATCGGCTTACTCAACGGCTTAATCAACCTGCTTATTTTAGGTTATTCGCTCAAATATATAGAGATGATAGACAGGCGTGATGTCAGAATTGTGGTGATTGTCGGCTACATCCTTATCGCGATCACCTTGCTTGGGCAGCAATCTATCTACTTCTCTATCCTATTAATCTTCATTGCGACAATTAATACTTGTGTGCTAGTTAGCCTTTATCGGGAGGATGTGAAGCTCAATGAAACCGCCAGAATTGGCGTTAGCCTCATCATACAAAGCTTACCCTTAGCCGCCCTGCTCTTCCTGGTATTTCCTCGTTTGCCTCCCCTATGGATGATGCCACAACTGAAAACGGCACAAACAGGTCTCTCTGATGAAGTCAGTTTCGGTGAAATAGGCAGGCTAACCCGCTCTACGGCTCTGGCATTTCGAGTCAAATTTGATGGCACGCCTCCCATGAATCATCAACTCTATTGGCGGGCTCTGGTCTTAGAAGATTACGACGGTCAGACCTGGACACGACACGAAAGCATTAAAACCTTAGAATCAAATAATTTAGCCTCATCGAGCATGCCTAGTGCAACTGGGCCTTGGCTAAATTATTCTGTTATTGCCGAGAAGAGTAACCAACATTGGCTCTTCGCCCTGGACGTCGCATTCAGCGATACTCTAGACATCATTCAACTGCCGGACTACCGCCTCTATTCTACCAAGAGCCTCACACAAACGTTTCAATACAATGTCAAATCTTTCACCTCTGTACCCATGGATTTAAGCCTCACGGATAATGTCAGGAATATTAATTTACGACTCCCGGAGCAGAGTAACCCCAGAACCCACCAATTAGCCGAGAGTTTTGCCACCAGGTATCCCAATCCGGTAAAGAGACTCAATGCCATGATGAGTTACTTCACCGAGCAAGCCTATTTTTATACCTTGTCGCCACCGCCTGTGGGCCCACAGCAGATTGATGATTTTTTATTGGAAAATAAGGCCGGGTTTTGCGTTCATTATGCCAGTGCATTAACCTTTATGGCGCGGGCTAGCGGGATCCCCGCCAGAATGGTAACCGGTTATCAGGGCGGCGAATGGAATAAACGAGCCCAGTATCTGAGCATCTATCAATATATGGCCCATGCCTGGGTGGAAGTTTGGTTAGAAGGCAGAGGTTGGATACGACTCGACCCTACCTCTATGATAGCGCCGGAGCGGATTCTCGAAGGTTTCGATGCCTATTTCCAAGGAAGAAACAGCTATTTTATCGACAGTCCCTTCAGCGCACTCAGACTCAGAGACTATCCCCTTCTCAATGAGTTGAGGCTGACATTAGCCAGCATAGATTTCTATTGGAGTGTCTGGGTTTTGGGCTTCGATTCCAGTAAGCAAGAACAAGTGTTACACCAGTTACTGGGAACAATCACCAAACAGAAACTAGCCTTCTTCATGCTTACAAGCCTGAGCCTTATCATATTAGTGATAGCATACAGTGCAGGATTACTGCATTTCACCAGAGATAAAGACAAGGTATCCTCGGCTTATTTAAGAGTCTGTCGATTACTCCATAAGAAAGGCGTATCTAGGCGCCTGGATCAGGGGCCGTTAGATTTTTGCCTTAAGGTAGAAACTCAGTTACCTGTGATTGCTGAAGATTTCTCTCAATTAACTCAGTATTACATCGCCCTCAAATATCGAACATTAACGGCCAGCGGACGAAAAAGTACCACTAAGCTATTTATTCGATTATCCCGCAAATTGAAGCTTAAAATAATCAAGCTCTAG
- the recC gene encoding exodeoxyribonuclease V subunit gamma has protein sequence MLYLVQSNRMEALSAQLALELQTPIADMPVLMPEHVLVQSPGMSTWLRLEVAKKNKIAAALEFPLPSSFIWQLCHILLPDVPKENAFTKPSMTWKLMELLPELLSGPEFAPLKNYLTSGQEQSEQDNPLKLFQLCGQIADIFDQYLVYRPDWIAAWEANEPTLPPKGDKLSQAQAWQPILWRALIEFNNQHLNKSQYHRANLHQSLFDALDNPDTSLDGLPRRLFVFGISSMAPQTLDVLYHLAKRIDVIMLNLSPCQHYWGDIVDPRLRARMALEYADKHKLEQDWEDKLEVGNPLLANNGKMGRELLDLILELPEEHANFNFECYQDPGVDNLLSGIQHDILELSTRDRSLGPDASLYLTLDGRRILAKTDDSLTLRSCHSPLREIETLHDHLLDMLSRTPDDPNEPLLARDIVIMLPDVAAYAPYIDAVFSAKQGAHYIPYAIADRGAAQESPLINSFLHILSINQSRFGLTDILGILEVPAVLRRFDLDDEALILIRHWLEQAGVRWGRDETSRAAQSLPAFDKNSWAFGIKRLILGYAFSDDAALYQDTLLVKGIEGQSAQALGKLLNFIETLDDYQTLLGQTSSIEDRMGQLAQLVDDFYEVDDEELPQLQAIREAINKLKTELLEAGQVTPLNTQVLQNWFNSTLSESRVGQRYLAGSVNFCTLMPMRSIPFKVVCLVGMNDGIYPRVQHPVGFDLVAQFGPRKGDRSRRLDDRYLFLEAILSAREQLYISYIGHSERDNSERIPSMLVSELVEYCQLCYLPEAFIAEDLKPKDVEPEALNQEGADEPDIPAIEKAIHQQLLIEQPLQPFDERLYVNQAREHAAELKLKQSYSAQWCPSQGTEVLAQRFIDAGLKITQAIESSQLTDVLDDNELEVSALIRFFRNPAQYFFNRTLKVDLSLNIQADDNDEPFSLNPLERYKLQASLLDNAISQKLDMPDEVLLQRLKASGELPLQPFDDLLLNQYLHDIKPLIGRAVYLQGDNQNSKNIALNFTQADGLSEPMTLVGRIDDLCAKGLVNYRPGTANGRDLIRLYIRHLCICAMGSEEATTKLPHISYLLDIGHFHAFHPVAHEQAKAQLSLWLAYFQSGQVHPLMFMPRTALAYVEAEGDHNDKLLEAQSQWLDEQSQLGEAMEPHYQRLFSFPDDFSEDEFGHLAMTLLSPMLSLYHKDKLGELTSFVEGEIHSSQGEK, from the coding sequence ATGCTCTATCTTGTTCAGTCTAATCGAATGGAAGCCCTGTCAGCTCAGCTCGCCTTGGAGTTACAGACTCCCATTGCCGACATGCCAGTGTTAATGCCCGAGCATGTGTTGGTCCAAAGTCCGGGGATGTCGACCTGGCTGAGACTTGAAGTGGCCAAGAAAAACAAGATAGCCGCGGCGCTGGAGTTTCCCCTGCCTTCGAGCTTTATCTGGCAACTGTGCCACATATTATTGCCCGACGTGCCCAAGGAAAATGCCTTCACCAAACCTTCCATGACCTGGAAGCTGATGGAGTTGCTACCTGAACTCTTGAGCGGTCCGGAGTTTGCCCCACTGAAAAATTATCTTACCTCAGGGCAAGAGCAGTCAGAGCAAGACAATCCGCTGAAACTGTTTCAGCTGTGCGGCCAGATTGCCGATATCTTCGATCAATACCTGGTTTACCGCCCGGATTGGATTGCAGCCTGGGAGGCCAATGAGCCCACGCTCCCACCCAAGGGAGATAAGTTATCTCAAGCTCAGGCCTGGCAGCCGATATTATGGCGAGCCCTAATTGAGTTTAATAACCAACACCTGAACAAGAGCCAATACCACAGGGCAAACCTACATCAATCCTTGTTCGATGCCCTGGACAATCCCGACACCTCACTCGATGGGCTACCAAGACGTCTGTTCGTGTTCGGAATATCTTCCATGGCACCGCAAACATTGGATGTGCTCTATCATCTGGCTAAGCGCATCGATGTGATCATGCTTAACTTGAGTCCCTGTCAGCATTACTGGGGCGATATTGTCGATCCGCGTCTGCGTGCCCGCATGGCGCTGGAATATGCCGATAAACACAAACTTGAACAAGACTGGGAAGATAAACTCGAGGTGGGCAATCCCCTGCTAGCCAATAATGGCAAGATGGGCCGTGAGCTTCTGGACCTTATCCTCGAGCTTCCCGAAGAGCACGCCAATTTTAACTTCGAGTGTTACCAAGACCCAGGTGTCGATAACTTACTCAGCGGCATTCAACATGACATTCTCGAACTCAGTACCCGAGATAGAAGCTTAGGCCCAGATGCCTCCTTGTATCTGACGCTCGATGGACGCCGCATTCTGGCTAAAACCGATGACTCCTTGACCCTTCGCAGCTGCCACAGCCCGCTACGGGAAATTGAGACCTTGCATGATCACCTACTCGATATGCTTTCTCGAACACCAGATGATCCAAACGAGCCCTTGCTTGCCCGGGATATCGTTATCATGTTGCCCGATGTCGCCGCTTACGCCCCTTACATAGACGCCGTATTTTCGGCTAAACAAGGCGCGCATTATATTCCTTACGCCATTGCCGACAGAGGCGCGGCCCAGGAATCGCCGCTGATCAACAGCTTCTTACATATATTGTCAATCAACCAGAGCCGCTTTGGTTTAACCGATATCTTAGGCATTTTAGAAGTCCCTGCCGTGCTCAGACGTTTCGACTTAGATGACGAGGCTCTGATCTTAATTCGCCATTGGCTCGAGCAAGCCGGAGTACGTTGGGGGCGAGATGAAACCAGCCGCGCCGCCCAGTCTTTGCCGGCATTCGATAAAAACTCATGGGCGTTTGGCATCAAGCGACTCATCTTGGGCTACGCCTTCAGTGATGATGCCGCCCTCTACCAAGACACCTTATTAGTCAAAGGTATCGAGGGCCAGTCCGCCCAAGCTCTGGGGAAATTACTCAATTTTATTGAGACCTTAGATGACTATCAAACACTGCTCGGGCAAACCAGCTCTATAGAAGATCGCATGGGGCAACTCGCCCAACTTGTCGATGATTTTTATGAGGTTGACGATGAGGAATTACCTCAGCTACAAGCCATACGCGAAGCGATAAACAAGTTAAAAACTGAGCTGTTAGAGGCTGGACAGGTAACGCCCCTCAATACCCAAGTGCTGCAGAATTGGTTTAATAGTACCTTGAGTGAATCCCGTGTCGGCCAGAGATACCTAGCCGGTAGTGTTAATTTTTGTACCTTGATGCCCATGCGCTCCATTCCTTTTAAGGTGGTGTGTCTGGTCGGCATGAATGATGGCATTTACCCTAGGGTTCAACACCCGGTAGGCTTCGATCTTGTGGCTCAATTTGGACCACGAAAAGGCGATCGTTCCCGCAGGCTGGATGATAGATACCTGTTTCTCGAGGCAATTTTATCGGCCAGAGAACAACTCTATATCAGTTATATCGGCCACAGCGAGCGTGACAATTCTGAACGCATTCCTTCTATGCTAGTGTCTGAGTTAGTCGAATATTGTCAGCTGTGTTATCTGCCTGAAGCCTTTATAGCAGAAGACCTTAAACCAAAAGATGTTGAGCCAGAAGCGCTCAACCAAGAAGGTGCTGATGAGCCCGATATTCCTGCCATAGAGAAGGCTATCCACCAGCAATTGCTAATCGAGCAACCCTTGCAACCCTTCGATGAGCGCCTATATGTAAACCAAGCACGAGAACACGCTGCAGAGCTTAAGCTAAAGCAGAGTTACTCGGCCCAGTGGTGTCCGAGTCAAGGTACAGAAGTACTGGCTCAGCGCTTTATCGACGCCGGACTCAAGATAACCCAAGCCATAGAGTCCAGTCAGCTAACCGATGTTTTAGATGATAATGAGCTTGAAGTCTCGGCCCTTATCCGTTTCTTCAGAAACCCGGCCCAGTACTTCTTCAATCGGACCCTCAAGGTCGATTTAAGCCTGAATATTCAGGCCGACGATAACGATGAACCCTTTAGCCTCAATCCACTGGAGCGCTACAAGCTTCAGGCCAGTTTGCTGGACAATGCCATATCACAGAAGCTAGATATGCCAGATGAGGTGCTGCTGCAGCGATTAAAGGCAAGCGGTGAGCTGCCACTTCAGCCCTTCGATGATCTCTTGCTCAACCAATACCTACATGATATTAAGCCGTTAATCGGCCGCGCCGTCTATCTTCAGGGGGATAACCAGAACTCCAAGAATATCGCACTTAACTTCACCCAAGCCGATGGCTTAAGTGAGCCGATGACATTAGTCGGACGCATCGACGACCTCTGCGCCAAAGGTCTGGTGAACTACCGCCCCGGCACTGCCAATGGACGAGACCTTATCCGTCTCTACATCAGGCATCTGTGTATTTGCGCCATGGGCTCAGAGGAAGCGACTACCAAGCTGCCACATATCAGCTACCTGTTAGATATCGGTCATTTCCATGCTTTTCATCCCGTGGCACATGAGCAAGCTAAGGCTCAACTGAGCCTGTGGTTAGCTTACTTCCAGTCGGGACAAGTTCACCCCTTGATGTTTATGCCTAGAACCGCACTGGCCTATGTTGAAGCCGAAGGCGATCATAATGACAAATTACTCGAAGCCCAAAGTCAGTGGCTCGATGAGCAGAGTCAGTTAGGTGAAGCCATGGAGCCCCACTATCAGCGCCTGTTTAGTTTCCCTGATGATTTTTCAGAAGATGAATTCGGACACTTAGCCATGACGCTACTTAGCCCCATGCTTAGCCTATATCACAAGGACAAACTCGGTGAGCTTACAAGTTTCGTCGAAGGCGAAATCCACTCAAGCCAAGGAGAGAAATAA